From the Cyanobium sp. M30B3 genome, the window CGGGGGTGGATCTGGCAGGCCTGCCCCGCTTCGGCCACCGGGAGCTCACCCTTGCCCACGCCGAGGGCGCCGCAGCGGGGGCCCGGGTGTTCGTGGGCCGCACCGGCTACACCGGCGAAGACGGCTTTGAACTGCTGCTGGACAAGGAGGCGGGCCTGGCCCTGTGGCGCCAGCTGCTGGCGGCGGGCGTCACCCCCTGCGGCCTCGGTGCCCGCGACACCCTGCGCCTGGAGGCCGCCATGCACCTCTACGGGCAGGACATGGATGCCGGCACCTCGCCCCTGGAAGTGGGCCTGGCCTGGCTCGTGCATCTCGAAATGCCTAAACCGTTCATCGGCCGCGGGGTGCTGGAGCGCCAGAGCGCCGAGGGGGTGAAGCGCCGGCTGGTGGGGCTGGAGCTGCAGGGCCGGGCGATCGCGCGCCACGGCTACCCGGTGCTGCACAACGGCGCGGTGGTGGGTGAGGTGACCAGTGGCAGCTGGGCCCCCAGCCTGGGCAAGGCGATCGCCCTGGCGCTGGTGCCTAGCGAACTGGCCCGGCTGGGCAGTGAGCTGGTGGTGGAGATCCGCGGCAGAACCGAGCCGGCCACCGTGGTGAAGCGCCCCTTCTACCGCCGCTGACGCGGAACAGCCCGCCGCTGACGCGGAACAGCCCGTCGCTGACGCGGAACAGCCCGTCGGCCCGGGTGGGACAATCGCCCTTCCTCTCGGGATCTCAGATGCGCAGCCACGGATGCGGCGACCTGCGCCAGGACGCCAGCGGCCCGGCCGTGCAACTGTGCGGCTGGGTGGATCGGCGCCGCGACCACGGCGGCGTGATCTTCATCGACCTGCGCGACCGCAGCGGCACGGTGCAGATCACGGTGGACCCCGACCTCGGCGCCGCGGCCTTCGCGGTGGCTGAGCACCTGCGCCACGAAACTGTGATCCAGGTGGCGGGCACGGTGCGCCAGCGCCCCGCCGCATCCATCAACGACAAGCTCGCCACCGGGCGCGTGGAGGTGCTGGCCAGCACCATCACGGTGCTCAACGCGGTGAAGGGCAACCTGCCCTTCCCGGTGTCGGTGCACGACGAGGAGAACACCCGCGAGGAGCTGCGGCTGCGGCACCGCTATCTCGACCTGCGCCGCGAGCGCATGAACCGCAACCTGCGCCTGCGCCACCGGGCCGTGCAGGCGATGCGCCGCCACCTGGAGGACGCCGGCTTCATTGAAGTGGAAACGCCGGTGCTCACCCGCTCCACCCCCGAGGGCGCCCGCGACTACCTGGTGCCCAGCCGCGTGTGCGGCGGCGAGTGGTTCGCCCTGCCCCAGTCGCCCCAGCTGTTCAAGCAGCTGTTGATGGTGGGCGGTCTGGAGCGCTATTACCAGCTGGCCCGCTGCTTCCGCGACGAAGACCTCAGGGCCGACCGCCAGCCGGAATTCACCCAGCTGGACCTGGAGATGAGCTTCATGGACCAGGAGCAGATCCTGGCGCTCAACGAGGGCCTGATCGCCGCCATCTGGAAGGCCGTGAAAGGCATCGAGCTGCCCCGGCCCTTCCCGCGCCTCACCTGGCACGAGGCGATGGCCCGCTACGGCACCGACCGGCCCGACACCCGCTACGGCCTGGAGCTCACCGATGTGTCCGACCTCGTCAAGACCATGGGTTTCAAGGTGTTCAGTGGCGCCGTGGCGGCTGGCGGCAGCGTGAAGTGCATCGCCGTGCCCGGCGGCAACGACGCCATCTCCAACGTGCGCATCAAGCCCGGTGGCGATGTGTTCAGCGAGGCCCAGAAGGCCGGCGCCGGCGGCCTGGCCTTCATCCGCGTGCGCGAGGGCGGCGAGATCGACACGATCGGCGCCATCAAGGACAACCTCTCCGCCGAGAAGAAGGCCGAACTGCTGGCGCGCAGCGGCGCCGAGCCCGGCACCCTGCTGCTGTTCGGCGCCGGCGACACCGCCACGGTGAACAAGGCCCTCGATCGGGTGCGCCAGTTTCTGGCCCGTGAACTGGGCCTGGTGCAGCCCGACCGCGACAACGACAGCTGGAACTTCCTCTGGGTGGTGGATTTCCCGATGTTCGAGTTCAACAAAGACGAGAACCGCCTCGAGGCCCTGCACCACCCCTTCTGCGCGCCCAACAGCGCAGACCTCGGCGACGATCCAGCCGCCTGGGCCACCACGTTGCCCACGGCCCGCGCCCAGGCCTACGACCTGGTGCTCAACGGCCTGGAGCTGGGAGGCGGCTCCCTGCGCATCCACGATTCGGCCCTGCAGCGCCAGGTGCTGCAGACCATCGGCCTGCCGCTGGATGAAGCCGAGCGCCAGTTCGGCTTCCTGATGGAGGCCCTCGACATGGGCGCCCCGCCCCACGGCGGCCTGGCCTACGGCGTGGACCGGATCGTGATGCTGCTGGCCGGCGAAGAGTCGATCCGCGACACGATCGCCTTCCCAAAAACCCAGCAGGCCCGCTGTCTGATGACCCAGGCCCCCGCCGATGTGAGCAATCGCCAGCTGGAGGAGCTGCACGTGGCCAGCACCTGGGTGGAGGAGGAGAGCTGACCGGTGCGAGGCCGACGTGGGCTGGCTCTCCTCTCCCTGGGCCTGCTTTCGCTCTGCGCAGCGAGCGCTCCGCTCAGGGCTGTCGAAGCCCAGCCCTTGCGGGTGGGCGTGGTGCAGCACGCCATGCCCTGCTCCGACCTGACCAACGGGCAACCCACAGGATCGGCGGTGGACCTGTGGTCGGCCATTGCCCAGCAGCAGGGCTGGCGCTACAGCCTTCAACCCATTGCCACGCCGAACGCAGCCATTGAGGCCGCCGCCGCAGGCCAGCTGGACATTGCGATCTGCTGTCTGAACATCATTGCCGAGCGCCTGGAGAAGGCAGACTTTTCAGTGCCCTATCAGGAGGACAGCCTCGCCTTTCTCTCCCGCAAGACCAACGAAGGCATCCTGCCCCTGCTGAGGAGAATCGGCAAGGAACAGATTCTGCGCGACTCGATCCTGCTGCTGTTTGCGATCACCGTGATCGCCGCGATCCCCCTCTGGCTGATCAGCAATGGCTTCAATCATAAGGATATCGACAGCGGCCGCAGGCGCAACACCTTCTTCAAGGGCTGGATGATGCTGGTGATGGGCACAGGCATCTACAAGATGGGGCCCGATCCACCCACAATTGCGATCATCACGCTGGTCAACATCTGCAGGCTTGTCGTCACGTCTGTGTTTGTGGGCACCACCGCAACCGTGGTTTTCAAGACCAATACCCCCAGTGACATCTCTCAACAGGACAGCCTGATTGCCGCTTTGCGTGATGGCATCGGCGTGGATTCAGGAACCATCAGTGAACTCTGGCTCACCGACCAGGTACGCAAGCTCGATCGACCCGACCTGCTGACGAAGATCCGGCCGATCAGTGGCGACAAAGCTCTGATCGAATCCCTGGAACGGGGAACGGTGGGCAACATCATGGCCGATTCGGGACGGGTGCAGACCCTCAGCAGAAAGCTGCAGAACCCGGATCAGTTTCAGATCTCAGCCAAGACCTATAACCAGACCCCTCAGAGCTTCGTTTTTGGGGCCACGCTGAACAAAGCCAAACGCGATCAGATCAACAAGCAGATCTCCCGTATGCGTTTCGAGGGCATCATTGAAACCATCATCAAACGCTGGGAAACCTCCTGATCCCCGCACCCCCTCCTGATCCCCGCACCCCCTCCTGATCCCCGCACCCGTGGTTTCGCCAAGGAAATCCAGGGGTGGGCCTCAGCCGCTGCAGGACAACCAGAAACCGAAGGAAACAGGACAGAAATCGCCTGTCACCTGTCTGCACTGGCAAAGCTGGAGATACCCGGCTGGCCGTTGTTTGCCCAGAGCTCCCTCCACCACCGACCTGGTGCGCCTCTACCTCCAGGACATCGGCCGGGTGAACCTGCTGAGCCAGGAGGAGGAACTCACCCTGGCGCGGCTGGTGCAGGAGCGGGAACGGCTGCTGAAACTTCAGCCGCCGGAAAGCGGCGATCCGGAGGCGACGCAGGCGGCATGGGCGGAGCGGTCCGGCCTCAGCCCCACCCAGCTGCGGCAGGCGCTGCACCGGGGCAAGCGAGCGCGGGAGCGGATGATCCAGGCCAATCTGAGGCTGGTGGTGGCCGTCGCCAAGAAATACCAACGCCGCGGCCTGGAACTGCTGGATCTGGTGCAGGAGGGCAGCCTGGGACTGGAGCGGGCGGTGGAGCGCTTCGACCCCACCCGGGGGTTCCGCTTCAGCACCTATGCCTACTGGTGGATCCGCCAGGGCATCACCCGCGCCCTGGCCAGCCAGAGCCGCACCATCCGCCTGCCGGTGCACATCACCGAAAAGCTCAACCGGCTCAAGCGGACCCAGCGGGAGCTGGCCATGCGGCTGGGGCGTCTTCCCACCCTGGCCGAACTGGCAGGCGAACTCGACCTGAGTGAACAGGCCGTGCGCCAGATCCTGATCCAGGTGCCGCGCCCCGTCTCCCTGGAAGGCCGGGTGGGACGCGACCAGGACAGCGAGCTGGGGGACCTGCTGCAGGACGAGCACGCCACGCCGGAGCAGGTGCTCACCCGCGAGCAGCTGCACGACGACCTGGAGAGCCTGCTGGCCGAGCTGAACGGGCGGGAAGCCCAGGTGATCCGCGAGCGCTTTGGCCTCGACGACAACACCCCTCGCACCCTGAGCGAGATCGGCGAAGGCATGGATCTGTCGCGGGAGCGAGTGCGGCAGATCGAATCGCGGGCCCTGCTGAAGCTGCGCCAACCCCAGAACCGCTGCCGCGTGCGCGACTACCTGGGCAGCCTGGATGAGCGCTGAAGCGGGCGGCCTGCAAGGCGCCTACCCCAGCCAAAAACAACGATCTCCAACAGCAGCGCGGACCGCGCCCCCTGCAGGACTAAAACGGAATTAGTCCGCTTTAGTCCCATGGCTGCCAAAGCCACAGCCAGCGCCACCGCCAGCGCCACCGCCGCCCCGCCGGCCGCCCCGCCGATTGACATCGGCATCCCCTCAGAACAGCGGGCCGCCATCGCCGAAGGCCTGGGTCGCGTGCTGGCCGACAGCACCGTGCTCTATGCCAAGACCCACGGCTT encodes:
- the aspS gene encoding aspartate--tRNA ligase, which produces MRSHGCGDLRQDASGPAVQLCGWVDRRRDHGGVIFIDLRDRSGTVQITVDPDLGAAAFAVAEHLRHETVIQVAGTVRQRPAASINDKLATGRVEVLASTITVLNAVKGNLPFPVSVHDEENTREELRLRHRYLDLRRERMNRNLRLRHRAVQAMRRHLEDAGFIEVETPVLTRSTPEGARDYLVPSRVCGGEWFALPQSPQLFKQLLMVGGLERYYQLARCFRDEDLRADRQPEFTQLDLEMSFMDQEQILALNEGLIAAIWKAVKGIELPRPFPRLTWHEAMARYGTDRPDTRYGLELTDVSDLVKTMGFKVFSGAVAAGGSVKCIAVPGGNDAISNVRIKPGGDVFSEAQKAGAGGLAFIRVREGGEIDTIGAIKDNLSAEKKAELLARSGAEPGTLLLFGAGDTATVNKALDRVRQFLARELGLVQPDRDNDSWNFLWVVDFPMFEFNKDENRLEALHHPFCAPNSADLGDDPAAWATTLPTARAQAYDLVLNGLELGGGSLRIHDSALQRQVLQTIGLPLDEAERQFGFLMEALDMGAPPHGGLAYGVDRIVMLLAGEESIRDTIAFPKTQQARCLMTQAPADVSNRQLEELHVASTWVEEES
- a CDS encoding RNA polymerase sigma factor, RpoD/SigA family, translating into MPRAPSTTDLVRLYLQDIGRVNLLSQEEELTLARLVQERERLLKLQPPESGDPEATQAAWAERSGLSPTQLRQALHRGKRARERMIQANLRLVVAVAKKYQRRGLELLDLVQEGSLGLERAVERFDPTRGFRFSTYAYWWIRQGITRALASQSRTIRLPVHITEKLNRLKRTQRELAMRLGRLPTLAELAGELDLSEQAVRQILIQVPRPVSLEGRVGRDQDSELGDLLQDEHATPEQVLTREQLHDDLESLLAELNGREAQVIRERFGLDDNTPRTLSEIGEGMDLSRERVRQIESRALLKLRQPQNRCRVRDYLGSLDER
- a CDS encoding transporter substrate-binding domain-containing protein, whose amino-acid sequence is MRVGVVQHAMPCSDLTNGQPTGSAVDLWSAIAQQQGWRYSLQPIATPNAAIEAAAAGQLDIAICCLNIIAERLEKADFSVPYQEDSLAFLSRKTNEGILPLLRRIGKEQILRDSILLLFAITVIAAIPLWLISNGFNHKDIDSGRRRNTFFKGWMMLVMGTGIYKMGPDPPTIAIITLVNICRLVVTSVFVGTTATVVFKTNTPSDISQQDSLIAALRDGIGVDSGTISELWLTDQVRKLDRPDLLTKIRPISGDKALIESLERGTVGNIMADSGRVQTLSRKLQNPDQFQISAKTYNQTPQSFVFGATLNKAKRDQINKQISRMRFEGIIETIIKRWETS